One window of the Trifolium pratense cultivar HEN17-A07 linkage group LG2, ARS_RC_1.1, whole genome shotgun sequence genome contains the following:
- the LOC123911597 gene encoding probably inactive leucine-rich repeat receptor-like protein kinase At5g48380 isoform X2: MSKLLIQDFRLEKIKEKLKKNRQKAKILPMEELLEKRIQINKVGRLTYRMHFTKLCHATENFSMNNVIGLGVTGIMYKATLPNGCFLAVKKLHDSQLSIKTFELEIMILGQYNHRNIVPLIGFCIEEGKTEIFLVYKYMSNGKLSDKLNETTKLGWQIVIKIALGVARGLCCLHHSLHMVHLNINSDCILLGKNFEPKISNFGGAMFMNNDLNKNIGLDKKDVFDFGCLLFELINGKKFGQICEYNQVKMLEDDPSRFCDAVDEYINKIEFEDEVYTLLRVARECVHPLFEQRPTMFKVYNKICNIWEKDKICENSDFSFIDSVTPTVSLISSQPDILQSRIKGVKLDNQGLLF, encoded by the exons AAACTAAAGAAAAATAGACAAAAAGCCAAAATCTTGCCTATGGAGGAGTTGCTAGAGAAAAGAATACAG ATCAATAAAGTTGGAAGATTGACTTATAGAATGCACTTCACAAAACTCTGTCATGCAACAGAAAACTTTAGCATGAACAATGTCATTGGGTTGGGAGTAACTGGTATAATGTACAAGGCAACTCTTCCAAATGGTTGTTTCTTGGCAGTTAAGAAACTACATGATTCTCAATTGTCTATCAAAACGTTTGAGTTAGAAATAATGATTTTGGGACAATACAATCATAGAAACATAGTTCCTTTGATTGGTTTTTGTATAGAAGAAGGAAAAACAGAAATTTTTTTGGTGTATAAATACATGTCAAATGGAAAGCTTTCTGATAAGTTGAATGAAACTACAAAATTAGGATGGCAAATAGTTATCAAAATTGCACTTGGAGTTGCAAGAGGTTTATGTTGCCTCCATCATAGCCTGCATATGGTTCATCTCAATATAAATTCTGATTGTATCTTGCTAGGGAAAAATTTTGAGCCAAAAATATCCAATTTTGGAGGAGCCATGTTTATGAATAATGATTTGAACAAAAACATAGGACTTGACAAGAAGGATGTTTTTGACTTTGGTTGTCTGCTTTTTGAGCTGATTAATGGGAAGAAATTTGGCCAAATATGTGAATATAATCAAGTAAAAATGTTGGAGGATGACCCTTCTAGATTCTGTGATGCAGTggatgaatatataaacaagaTAGAATTTGAAGATGAGGTATATACTCTTCTTAGAGTAGCACGTGAATGTGTTCATCCTTTATTTGAACAAAGGCCTACTATGTTTAAGGTGTACAACAAGATATGCAACATATGGGAGAAAGATAAAATTTGTGAAAATTCTGACTTCTCATTTATAGATTCTGTTACTCCTACTGTTAGCCTAATATCTAGCCAGCCAGATATCTTGCAATCAAGGATTAAAGGTGTAAAGTTAGACAATCAAGGATTGTTATTTTAA